Proteins encoded by one window of Candidatus Sumerlaea chitinivorans:
- a CDS encoding Cytidine deaminase, with the protein MAPLPPLSEKEAFELVRAAAAVRANAHAPYSQFQVGAALLTSSGRVFVGCNVENASYGLSLCAERSAIVSAVAAGERAFRAIAVVGGSGQIATPCGACRQFMVEFTPEMEVLLAAPEALDAITRSTAAQLLPDYFVFRKGA; encoded by the coding sequence ATGGCACCACTTCCGCCGCTAAGCGAAAAAGAGGCTTTCGAACTGGTACGTGCGGCCGCCGCTGTGCGCGCAAACGCCCACGCCCCCTACTCACAATTTCAGGTCGGTGCTGCGCTACTCACGTCCTCCGGCCGCGTGTTTGTGGGATGCAACGTAGAAAACGCAAGTTACGGGCTCTCGCTGTGCGCCGAGCGCAGCGCCATCGTGAGCGCGGTGGCTGCCGGCGAACGCGCCTTCCGGGCCATCGCGGTTGTTGGCGGCAGTGGGCAAATCGCCACCCCGTGCGGTGCCTGCCGTCAATTCATGGTGGAGTTCACTCCAGAAATGGAAGTCTTACTCGCGGCACCTGAAGCATTGGACGCCATCACGAGGTCCACGGCTGCCCAGCTCTTGCCGGACTACTTTGTGTTCAGGAAAGGCGCTTGA
- a CDS encoding Undecaprenyl-phosphate N-acetylglucosaminyl 1-phosphate transferase: protein MLDLFYGAIAATSFLFALALVPVAERIGHRLGILDHPDPRKVHATPRVRCGGIGIYGAFVLGLVLALVAATLLRSSPFIPEALRPYLGNIHFVSDRLVAILAGATLMFLVGLADDRYNLRPGIKLGAQILSALPLILTGVTIRMFLPSPLLGVLFTIAWVVLLTNAFNFLDNMNGLSAGVAAICAFNFYLISRAGGEYFMMAIFALFFGALVGFLRYNFPSGRVFMGDSGSLFIGYTLAALSTLVTYYQEGVPTQVPVVAPIFVLGVPIFDTLSVLYIRWRTRAPLMKGDRNHFSHRLVALGFTPVRAVLFIYLVTFALGLSAVNLRWLNWTGAILALVQCILFFLIIFVLEQTARNGACERSKKG, encoded by the coding sequence ATGCTCGACTTATTTTATGGCGCGATTGCTGCAACGAGCTTTCTTTTTGCTCTGGCGTTGGTCCCTGTTGCCGAGCGCATTGGGCACCGGCTCGGTATCCTCGATCACCCCGACCCGAGGAAGGTTCACGCCACGCCGCGAGTGCGCTGCGGGGGAATCGGGATTTATGGCGCCTTCGTGCTTGGGTTAGTCTTGGCCCTCGTGGCCGCCACGCTCCTGCGCTCCTCGCCCTTCATTCCCGAAGCCTTGCGCCCCTATTTGGGAAACATCCATTTTGTCAGCGACCGGCTTGTGGCCATCCTCGCCGGGGCGACGCTTATGTTCCTCGTGGGTTTGGCAGATGACCGTTACAACCTGCGCCCGGGCATAAAACTGGGGGCGCAAATTCTCTCCGCTCTCCCCCTGATCCTCACCGGCGTGACCATTCGCATGTTTTTGCCGAGTCCACTCCTGGGCGTGCTCTTCACCATCGCGTGGGTGGTGCTCCTCACCAACGCCTTCAACTTTCTGGACAACATGAACGGGCTGAGCGCTGGGGTGGCAGCCATCTGCGCTTTCAATTTCTACCTGATCTCGCGGGCTGGGGGCGAGTACTTCATGATGGCCATTTTCGCCCTCTTTTTTGGCGCGCTTGTGGGGTTTTTACGGTATAATTTCCCATCCGGCCGTGTTTTCATGGGGGATAGCGGTTCGCTTTTCATCGGATATACGCTCGCCGCCCTTAGCACTTTGGTCACCTACTATCAGGAAGGCGTGCCGACGCAAGTGCCCGTGGTGGCGCCCATTTTTGTTCTCGGGGTTCCGATCTTTGACACACTCAGCGTACTCTACATCCGGTGGCGCACTCGAGCCCCGCTGATGAAGGGCGATCGCAATCACTTCAGTCATCGGCTCGTCGCACTTGGCTTTACGCCCGTGCGAGCCGTCCTGTTTATCTATCTCGTCACGTTTGCTTTGGGATTGTCAGCGGTGAACCTGCGGTGGCTCAATTGGACTGGAGCAATTTTAGCACTTGTCCAGTGCATCCTCTTTTTCCTCATAATTTTCGTTCTCGAGCAGACCGCCCGCAACGGCGCCTGCGAGCGAAGCAAGAAAGGATAA
- a CDS encoding Dienelactone hydrolase family, whose product MLSALRLRLIRAVYLGMVCSFGLRALAAPPIAEDYEYSCGELRLKGLMIRPTETTGPLPAVLVFPEWWGLNDYATSRARQLAELGYIAVAADMYGDRKVTTDPQVAARLAGALKSDRSEMRRRAEAAVERVRTDPRVDPNRVAAIGYCFGGTVVLELARSGAPVRGVVSFHGGLDRKADLPTTSPIRPRILVLHGADDPLVPPDQVAAFEEEMRTHRADYRIVRYPGAVHSFTNPAAGSDPSRGVAYNPQADRDSWREMAAFLAELFQKPLPKGHN is encoded by the coding sequence ATGCTCTCTGCGCTCCGCTTGCGGTTGATTCGCGCTGTTTATCTGGGAATGGTTTGTTCGTTTGGGCTTCGGGCGTTGGCAGCTCCACCCATTGCAGAAGACTACGAATACAGCTGTGGCGAGCTTCGGCTCAAGGGGCTTATGATTCGCCCCACAGAAACGACCGGGCCACTCCCCGCGGTCCTTGTCTTCCCCGAGTGGTGGGGCCTAAATGATTATGCCACGAGTCGCGCTCGGCAACTCGCGGAGCTCGGGTACATCGCGGTTGCTGCGGACATGTACGGCGACCGCAAGGTGACGACGGATCCTCAGGTTGCTGCGCGCCTCGCTGGCGCGTTGAAATCGGACCGGTCGGAAATGCGCCGGCGCGCCGAAGCTGCCGTTGAGCGTGTCCGCACGGATCCCAGAGTCGACCCCAACAGAGTCGCAGCCATTGGCTACTGTTTCGGCGGAACGGTGGTACTCGAGCTGGCTCGCTCCGGAGCCCCGGTACGTGGAGTTGTGAGCTTCCACGGCGGATTGGATCGCAAAGCGGACCTCCCCACAACGTCCCCCATCCGCCCCCGAATTCTCGTGCTTCATGGTGCCGATGATCCGCTCGTCCCGCCGGATCAAGTGGCTGCTTTCGAAGAGGAGATGCGGACCCACCGCGCCGATTACCGCATCGTCCGTTACCCCGGCGCTGTCCATAGCTTCACCAACCCCGCTGCCGGCAGCGATCCCTCGCGCGGCGTCGCGTACAACCCTCAAGCCGATCGCGACTCATGGCGCGAGATGGCCGCGTTCCTTGCCGAGCTTTTCCAAAAGCCTTTGCCGAAAGGCCACAATTAG
- a CDS encoding putative cell surface protein/ lipoprotein, with protein MRFLAALLCLLNFTSIWATDWPQLQRDAARTGRTPDTVSPPFRARWIWLGPALTLRNRESVTGGPDDLTTRDGYSYPIPPTVPLTLAESVQPVVSGGRLFVGTQEGDVYAISTHDGSTLWSGQLPGGTIVAAAVESGVVAFASVTGIVRAWQADTGILLWSYDSRKSITGAPLAKDGNFFVADHGGYVTALRATNGQVIWRTRVSAPVHGGLAADDATLYVGSEDMRVHALRLNDGALRAQNRVRGQSFRMLWPVVHGNFVWVSSVQTPVIGSEYIMESLMADSPSVAVEETNIARWLAGDTNNGRWPDAGEDWRHLFALRRSDLGESFTVLAGPADGCGIPAMPPAVTNDGRLLTYFKTRHPTFTTVGAFGTNYSIDICAVNPTNGRRQQINNGQLAGMWMWETDNLYALTVAGPWLWLRQNFRGTQVVNLLTSSHRYVQAQIRYYDGGMFFCDVVYRNVPPPIETAEVPIRGRAGVVVVDQLAFFTETFGVTALEHEP; from the coding sequence ATGCGCTTTCTTGCTGCGCTGCTGTGTTTACTGAACTTCACAAGCATTTGGGCGACGGACTGGCCCCAGCTTCAGCGGGACGCAGCTCGGACTGGTCGCACGCCCGACACCGTCTCCCCACCATTTCGGGCTCGATGGATTTGGCTTGGGCCCGCATTAACCCTCCGAAATCGCGAGAGCGTCACGGGGGGGCCAGATGATCTGACAACACGCGACGGGTATTCATACCCCATTCCCCCGACCGTTCCTTTGACTCTTGCCGAGAGCGTTCAACCTGTCGTGTCCGGGGGACGTCTCTTTGTTGGAACTCAGGAAGGTGATGTGTACGCAATTTCCACCCACGACGGCTCCACTTTGTGGTCCGGGCAGCTCCCCGGCGGAACCATTGTCGCCGCCGCGGTGGAAAGCGGCGTAGTGGCCTTTGCGTCGGTCACAGGAATTGTCCGCGCATGGCAGGCCGATACCGGCATTCTCCTTTGGTCCTACGATTCACGTAAAAGCATTACAGGGGCCCCGCTGGCCAAGGACGGAAACTTCTTCGTCGCCGACCATGGCGGTTACGTCACAGCACTTCGAGCCACCAACGGCCAAGTGATCTGGCGCACTCGCGTTTCCGCTCCCGTGCACGGTGGTTTAGCGGCCGACGACGCCACGCTCTACGTGGGGTCCGAGGACATGCGCGTCCATGCACTCAGGCTGAACGACGGTGCGCTCAGGGCTCAAAATCGCGTACGGGGACAAAGCTTTCGAATGTTATGGCCGGTGGTTCATGGGAATTTCGTGTGGGTGTCGAGCGTACAAACCCCAGTCATCGGCAGCGAGTACATCATGGAATCCCTCATGGCGGACTCCCCGTCGGTGGCAGTCGAAGAGACCAACATCGCTCGATGGCTCGCCGGAGACACCAACAATGGACGCTGGCCAGACGCAGGGGAGGACTGGCGCCACCTGTTTGCCCTTCGCAGAAGTGATTTAGGCGAGTCGTTCACCGTCCTCGCTGGGCCGGCGGATGGTTGCGGGATTCCCGCAATGCCTCCCGCCGTCACAAATGATGGGCGTCTACTCACCTACTTCAAAACCCGTCATCCGACCTTCACTACCGTGGGAGCTTTTGGCACCAATTACTCCATTGATATTTGCGCAGTAAACCCTACGAACGGCCGCCGCCAACAAATCAACAATGGCCAGCTGGCTGGAATGTGGATGTGGGAAACTGACAATCTATACGCCCTCACAGTAGCCGGCCCATGGCTCTGGCTGAGGCAGAATTTCCGCGGGACACAAGTCGTCAACCTCCTCACTTCATCTCATCGCTACGTCCAAGCCCAGATACGCTACTATGATGGGGGGATGTTTTTCTGTGACGTGGTCTATCGCAATGTTCCGCCTCCCATCGAAACGGCAGAAGTACCCATTCGGGGTCGCGCGGGGGTGGTCGTAGTCGATCAACTTGCATTTTTTACTGAAACCTTTGGCGTCACAGCGCTGGAGCACGAACCATGA
- a CDS encoding YD repeat protein — MSLQRAVFAAFFAASTLTISAQQAVDPEKLAVVSHPRAAPSVELGSDYVEVAVESNNGNYTMGTRQGDPANPNDDNARLMFGHPAPVTGATTLLVDGNPYWNYGNVTPIGTLVSPPQTSGGVNTMVCEANGIRMTQRLQLAQSSSTGREDTLRVEIVLENVDSIPHDAGLRIMWDTQLGDNDGAPFRVPGIGEVTQEREALGQDVPPFYQVFDSLADPQIIAQGTLSGGDAVRPDRVVWCQWSRVNDTPWDFTVDPMQNISDSAVATYWNPTTLQPGQSRRIVTYYGLGAIDMDMRCPVAVGLTGPKEIPCENMTPQGGEFTLVAYLANVLGCPEEEPIFENLTEVYAQILPGPVTIAPFEDDTKMVDELAVGASALLSWQLIAPPTPGTYTIEIEVGCAERPPKIVQYTITVPDCGLMLCDLTGQWTNVQIHRARNGAPKAIYGRFLAINNCDQSFRNLTLTIYLTDDVVAFRAGLRPPIVAIRQRVGSLAAHSSRLVHGKVNLPRGTVLTGRYLIGFIDSDNKVSEGNESNNWVEYGPLP, encoded by the coding sequence ATGAGCCTGCAAAGAGCGGTGTTTGCAGCATTTTTCGCGGCAAGCACGTTAACCATCTCAGCCCAGCAAGCCGTAGATCCAGAGAAACTTGCCGTAGTTTCTCACCCGCGAGCTGCTCCGTCCGTCGAACTCGGTTCTGACTACGTCGAAGTGGCTGTAGAATCCAATAACGGCAACTACACGATGGGCACGCGGCAAGGAGATCCTGCGAATCCAAACGACGACAATGCTCGTCTGATGTTTGGCCATCCGGCTCCCGTGACGGGAGCAACCACTTTGCTCGTGGATGGCAACCCATATTGGAACTATGGTAATGTTACACCGATCGGGACCCTCGTGTCCCCACCGCAAACCTCCGGAGGCGTTAACACGATGGTTTGCGAGGCCAACGGGATCCGCATGACTCAGCGCTTGCAATTAGCCCAGAGCAGTTCCACCGGACGGGAGGACACGTTGCGAGTCGAAATTGTACTCGAAAACGTGGACAGCATCCCGCATGATGCCGGACTCCGCATCATGTGGGACACCCAGTTAGGGGACAACGACGGGGCACCATTCCGAGTTCCGGGGATTGGCGAGGTGACTCAGGAGCGGGAAGCCCTTGGCCAAGATGTGCCACCATTCTACCAAGTCTTTGATAGCCTCGCCGACCCGCAAATCATTGCCCAAGGCACTCTCAGCGGCGGAGATGCTGTTCGACCCGATCGTGTGGTGTGGTGCCAATGGTCACGCGTTAATGATACTCCATGGGACTTTACTGTGGATCCCATGCAAAACATCAGTGATAGCGCTGTCGCAACGTACTGGAACCCCACCACCCTCCAGCCCGGCCAGTCCCGGAGAATTGTGACTTATTACGGGTTGGGGGCGATTGATATGGACATGCGTTGCCCCGTCGCTGTCGGCCTGACGGGCCCCAAAGAAATCCCGTGCGAGAACATGACGCCACAGGGAGGTGAATTCACCTTGGTCGCGTACCTGGCCAACGTGTTAGGATGCCCGGAGGAAGAGCCCATATTTGAGAATTTGACGGAAGTCTACGCACAAATTCTCCCCGGCCCCGTGACAATTGCGCCCTTCGAAGATGATACGAAGATGGTAGACGAGCTCGCGGTCGGTGCTTCGGCACTTTTGTCGTGGCAGCTGATTGCCCCGCCCACGCCCGGCACCTACACGATCGAGATTGAGGTGGGCTGCGCCGAACGTCCTCCCAAGATCGTTCAGTACACGATCACGGTGCCCGACTGCGGTCTCATGCTGTGCGATTTAACCGGCCAATGGACGAATGTTCAAATCCACCGCGCCCGCAATGGAGCTCCCAAGGCCATTTACGGTCGTTTCCTCGCCATCAATAACTGCGACCAAAGCTTCCGCAACCTTACTCTGACGATCTACCTTACGGATGATGTCGTCGCCTTCCGAGCCGGGCTACGCCCGCCGATCGTCGCAATCCGCCAACGCGTGGGATCGCTGGCGGCGCACTCCTCCCGGCTGGTCCACGGCAAAGTGAACCTGCCACGGGGAACCGTGCTCACCGGTCGCTACTTGATTGGATTCATTGATTCGGACAATAAGGTTTCTGAAGGCAACGAATCCAATAACTGGGTGGAATACGGTCCTCTTCCGTAG